The Chryseobacterium suipulveris genome window below encodes:
- a CDS encoding cbb3-type cytochrome c oxidase N-terminal domain-containing protein produces the protein MKPRTPVYITIATIFVILFIVYYMFVQSGSFLTSAYFWGTVVISIILAMIHHSIGDLIENDKFKKLSDAEKHAYLEAKKTPYFKSLYESAFKKQSSSEEKDILIDHGFDGIMELDNQLPKWWLGLFWFGVAYCVVYLIAYGFTDFAHQGKEYDEEYKAQTASIAEYMKNTPPPTIETAVYSADNIAAGEEVFKTNCVSCHNDGGKGGIGPNLTDNFWINQPEKTLFKNVFHMVENGSQNNPTMQAFGKNGVLTGFDIQNVAAYIYHINQEQSPVTQAQGGAAPQGTEAHWEK, from the coding sequence ATGAAACCTAGAACACCCGTTTACATTACGATAGCAACAATTTTTGTGATTCTGTTCATCGTGTATTATATGTTTGTACAGAGCGGCTCATTCCTGACCTCGGCTTATTTCTGGGGAACGGTGGTGATCAGTATTATTCTCGCGATGATTCACCATTCTATTGGGGATTTGATCGAGAACGATAAATTCAAGAAATTGTCAGATGCAGAAAAGCATGCTTATCTGGAGGCAAAGAAGACTCCTTATTTCAAGAGCTTATACGAAAGTGCATTTAAGAAGCAATCAAGCAGCGAGGAAAAAGATATCCTTATCGACCACGGCTTTGACGGAATTATGGAGCTTGACAACCAGTTGCCTAAATGGTGGCTCGGTTTATTCTGGTTCGGTGTAGCATATTGTGTGGTTTACCTTATTGCTTATGGATTTACCGACTTCGCTCACCAAGGAAAAGAATATGATGAGGAATACAAAGCACAAACTGCAAGTATCGCCGAGTATATGAAAAACACTCCTCCTCCAACCATTGAAACTGCAGTTTACTCGGCAGACAATATCGCCGCAGGTGAAGAAGTATTCAAAACCAACTGCGTATCCTGCCACAACGACGGAGGAAAAGGAGGAATCGGACCAAACCTGACCGACAACTTCTGGATCAACCAACCAGAGAAAACTTTATTCAAAAACGTTTTCCACATGGTTGAAAACGGTTCGCAAAATAACCCTACAATGCAGGCATTTGGAAAGAATGGAGTATTAACCGGATTTGATATTCAAAATGTGGCTGCATATATCTACCACATTAACCAGGAACAATCACCTGTGACACAAGCACAGGGTGGCGCTGCTCCGCAAGGAACAGAAGCTCACTGGGAAAAGTAA
- the serS gene encoding serine--tRNA ligase, which produces MLQVNFLRENKERVIEGLNKRNFKQLSLVDDAIAADDDRKKYQFELDKNLTEMNKISKEIGILMKDGKKDEAESAKAKTAEFKENSQVLQQKLRDAEVKLQEILYLIPNIPYEKVVAGTSADDNEIVYQSHDVKGLGEGAIPHWELAKKYNLIDFELGVKIAGAGFPVYLGKGARLQRALVQYFLDKNVDAGYLEVNPPHVVNEASGYGTGQLPDKEGQMYFINEDNLYLIPTAEVPVTNIYRDVLLEEKDLPIKNTAFSQCYRREAGSYGAHVRGLNRLHQFEKVEIVRIEKPENSYAALEEMVEHVKGILTDLELPFRILRLCGGDMGFTSAMTYDFEVWSAAQEKWLEVSSVSNFETFQANRLKCRFRADGKTQLVHTLNGSAMALPRIMAALLENNQTEDGIKIPAKIAEYARFEKI; this is translated from the coding sequence ATGTTACAGGTAAATTTTTTGCGCGAAAACAAAGAACGCGTTATTGAAGGTTTAAATAAAAGGAATTTCAAGCAGCTCAGTTTGGTTGACGATGCTATTGCAGCGGATGACGACAGAAAAAAATATCAGTTTGAGCTTGACAAGAACCTCACCGAAATGAATAAAATCTCGAAGGAAATCGGGATCTTGATGAAGGACGGGAAAAAAGACGAGGCAGAATCGGCAAAAGCAAAAACTGCGGAATTCAAAGAAAATTCCCAAGTGCTGCAGCAGAAACTCCGCGATGCGGAAGTGAAACTTCAGGAAATACTTTACCTGATTCCGAATATTCCTTATGAAAAAGTGGTGGCAGGAACTTCAGCGGACGACAACGAAATCGTTTACCAGTCGCACGATGTGAAAGGTTTGGGAGAAGGAGCGATTCCACACTGGGAGTTGGCGAAAAAATACAACCTTATTGATTTTGAACTCGGCGTGAAAATCGCTGGCGCAGGTTTCCCCGTTTATTTAGGAAAAGGAGCGCGGTTGCAGAGAGCACTGGTTCAGTATTTCCTCGATAAAAATGTAGATGCGGGTTATCTTGAGGTCAATCCGCCGCATGTGGTGAATGAAGCTTCAGGTTATGGAACCGGTCAACTTCCAGACAAAGAAGGACAGATGTATTTCATTAATGAAGATAATCTTTATCTGATTCCTACGGCAGAAGTTCCGGTGACGAATATTTACCGCGACGTTTTGCTGGAAGAAAAAGATTTGCCAATAAAAAACACCGCGTTTTCGCAATGTTACCGAAGAGAGGCGGGAAGTTACGGTGCTCATGTGCGTGGACTGAACCGACTTCACCAGTTTGAAAAAGTAGAAATTGTGCGAATCGAGAAACCTGAAAATTCCTACGCTGCGTTGGAAGAAATGGTGGAACATGTAAAAGGAATTCTTACCGACCTTGAACTTCCTTTCAGAATTTTGAGACTGTGCGGCGGTGATATGGGATTCACTTCGGCGATGACTTACGATTTCGAAGTTTGGAGTGCGGCTCAGGAAAAATGGCTCGAAGTTTCGTCGGTTTCCAATTTCGAAACTTTCCAGGCAAACCGCTTGAAATGCAGATTCAGAGCAGATGGAAAAACGCAGCTTGTACATACCTTAAACGGTTCTGCGATGGCTTTGCCGAGGATTATGGCGGCGCTTCTGGAAAACAACCAAACTGAAGACGGAATTAAGATTCCTGCGAAGATTGCGGAATACGCGAGATTTGAGAAGATTTAA
- a CDS encoding oligosaccharide flippase family protein yields the protein MKSLREFLRNFLNNKGQHVFVSLLIAKICAFLGSLFIIRVLPESEFGTMSIVASVFAVFAPFSGFGSHQSLLRFGSITDDPDEKRKLCGYLLAKGFGYQILLSVIFLLVSLFYVSKYEDIFFIFLFFAVRLVGSYFLNYIQSELRIFGDNKTFANVNNWVNILGVLLLLLLAYFFGLYGYLVAIAFTPFLALFWLKKESYRTFTENFSFNKKEIWNYGLHASGTALLSDALFSADVLMLSFLMNETAVANYKVAILIPANITFLALTFMQSDFPVIARNYQDRGFLFNYVANYYKIFIPVTALIFLFGFVFKLEILHLFFSEKYGDNTLLFTILLAGFCLNILFRNLYGNLLSAVGKMKINTYVSVATLVLLIGLGFLFTPKFGINGMGIALSVTLLVNGILLMSAFLIYLKNLK from the coding sequence GTGAAAAGTTTACGAGAATTTTTGCGCAATTTCCTGAACAACAAAGGGCAGCATGTTTTTGTTTCATTGCTCATTGCCAAGATCTGCGCATTTCTGGGTTCGCTTTTCATCATCAGGGTTCTGCCAGAAAGTGAGTTCGGTACGATGAGTATTGTGGCTTCGGTTTTTGCGGTTTTCGCGCCTTTCAGTGGTTTTGGAAGTCATCAGTCGCTGTTGCGGTTTGGCTCGATTACGGATGATCCGGATGAAAAAAGAAAGCTCTGCGGTTACTTGCTGGCGAAAGGTTTTGGTTACCAGATATTACTGAGTGTGATTTTCTTGTTGGTCAGTTTGTTCTATGTCAGCAAATATGAAGATATTTTTTTTATCTTTTTGTTTTTTGCGGTACGATTAGTTGGTTCTTATTTCTTAAATTATATCCAGTCGGAACTTAGGATTTTTGGCGATAACAAAACGTTTGCAAATGTCAACAATTGGGTAAATATATTGGGGGTATTGCTGCTTTTGCTTTTGGCTTATTTTTTCGGATTGTATGGTTATTTGGTGGCCATCGCTTTTACTCCATTTCTTGCGTTGTTTTGGTTGAAGAAGGAAAGTTACCGCACCTTCACCGAAAACTTTAGTTTTAACAAAAAAGAAATCTGGAACTATGGTCTTCACGCTTCAGGTACGGCTTTGCTTTCGGATGCGCTTTTTTCGGCAGATGTTCTGATGCTCAGTTTTCTGATGAACGAAACAGCAGTTGCCAATTACAAAGTTGCCATTTTGATTCCCGCAAATATTACATTTTTAGCATTGACTTTTATGCAGAGCGACTTCCCGGTGATTGCGAGAAATTATCAGGATAGAGGTTTTTTATTCAACTACGTCGCCAATTATTACAAAATATTTATTCCGGTAACCGCGCTCATTTTTCTGTTTGGATTTGTTTTCAAATTAGAAATTCTCCACTTGTTCTTCAGCGAAAAGTATGGAGACAATACCTTATTGTTCACCATATTATTAGCTGGTTTTTGCCTTAATATTCTTTTTCGGAATCTATACGGGAACTTGCTTTCCGCAGTCGGCAAAATGAAAATCAATACTTATGTTTCCGTCGCGACATTGGTTCTGCTGATCGGATTGGGATTTTTGTTCACACCTAAATTTGGAATTAATGGAATGGGAATCGCATTATCCGTAACGCTGCTTGTCAATGGTATTTTATTAATGTCCGCTTTTTTGATTTACCTGAAAAACTTGAAATAA
- a CDS encoding histone H1 — MKELIEKISAEFETFKTDADTQAEKGNKAAGTRARKSTLALEKLLKEFRKTSLEESKK, encoded by the coding sequence ATGAAAGAATTGATTGAAAAAATCAGTGCAGAGTTTGAAACATTCAAAACTGATGCAGACACACAGGCGGAAAAAGGAAACAAAGCTGCCGGAACAAGAGCGAGAAAATCTACCTTGGCATTAGAAAAACTTTTGAAAGAATTCAGAAAAACCTCATTGGAAGAATCTAAAAAGTAA
- a CDS encoding cbb3-type cytochrome oxidase subunit 3 yields the protein MIPQSIKDILGNSGDNSIFQTIAMLFFLVLFLGIVYWVFSRPKKYYDEEANAPLNDDIVKDNDENL from the coding sequence ATGATACCACAAAGCATCAAGGACATATTAGGAAACAGCGGCGATAACTCGATATTTCAAACAATCGCGATGTTATTCTTCCTTGTCCTCTTCCTGGGAATCGTATATTGGGTTTTTTCGAGACCAAAGAAATATTACGACGAAGAAGCGAATGCCCCTTTAAATGATGATATTGTTAAAGATAACGACGAAAATCTTTAA
- a CDS encoding sulfite exporter TauE/SafE family protein, producing the protein MEIALIISALGLGFASGFHCIGMCGPIALSMGLTKKQSTNYYLQNLTYQFGRIVTYSLLGAVLGIVGKGFEMAGFQQYLTIGVGILLIIMAIFSFGGNDFASKIPFLSKFLLKVKINLGNLLQKTDYRSRFTTGILNGFLPCGMVYMALTASLASGGIWQGATFMALFGLGTLPFMFAVVLLGNLMTNAFRIKILKFVPVMMIILGGLFVLRGMEVGIPYLSPKKEALKIIHNDSKEHHEGNHESCH; encoded by the coding sequence ATGGAAATAGCACTCATCATTTCTGCACTTGGATTGGGATTCGCGTCCGGTTTTCACTGTATCGGGATGTGTGGACCGATTGCGCTTTCGATGGGTTTAACCAAGAAACAGTCCACCAATTATTACCTGCAGAACCTCACTTACCAATTCGGTAGAATCGTTACCTATTCCCTACTCGGAGCAGTTCTTGGCATTGTGGGAAAAGGTTTTGAAATGGCGGGTTTCCAACAATATCTTACCATCGGTGTCGGAATTCTTTTGATCATTATGGCGATTTTTTCCTTTGGCGGAAACGACTTCGCCTCGAAAATTCCGTTTCTTTCCAAGTTTCTCTTAAAGGTAAAAATCAATCTCGGCAATTTATTACAGAAAACAGATTACCGATCCCGCTTCACGACAGGAATTCTCAACGGATTTCTTCCTTGCGGAATGGTTTATATGGCTTTAACGGCGAGTCTTGCTTCTGGTGGAATTTGGCAGGGAGCAACCTTCATGGCACTTTTCGGATTGGGAACTTTACCTTTTATGTTCGCGGTGGTACTTTTAGGAAACCTGATGACGAACGCATTCAGAATTAAAATCCTAAAATTCGTTCCTGTGATGATGATTATTCTCGGCGGACTTTTCGTTCTCCGCGGAATGGAAGTTGGGATTCCCTACCTTTCCCCAAAAAAGGAAGCGCTGAAAATCATCCACAACGATTCCAAGGAACACCACGAGGGAAACCACGAAAGCTGCCATTAG
- the ccoG gene encoding cytochrome c oxidase accessory protein CcoG: MAEEQQIHREGLKGGQGQVIEAETFRDSVGTMEQTGKRKWVFPRKPSGKYTNYRTLVAIVLLAVFFILPFVKINGNPFLMINILDRQFYILGQPFYPQDFFILALGAITSIVFIILFTVVFGRIFCGWICPQTIFLEMIFRKIEYAIEGDRNKQMKLDRQEWNAEKIWKRSLKWGIYIIISLIITHWMFMYIVGYQEVFKIMKEGPFVNFTNFLVMILFTAAFYFTFAWFREQVCTLVCPYGRLQGVLIDKQTINVYYDFKRGENRAKWRKGEDRKAAGKGDCIDCNQCVVVCPTGIDIRDGQQLECVNCTACIDACDEVMVKVGLPKGLIRYATEDEIEKEVPFKFTSRMKAYTGVLLLLVGFLGFLLSNRGSMEAKFIKPAGSTFFVRDGKIINNYNYTFLNKSNKDHIVTIKIIEPQHGTITMGEDEKILMKKDQMIKGNVNISFPEKEIKLSKQNIKIGVYDQDGKLLDSFDTYFEGPFKIQF; the protein is encoded by the coding sequence ATGGCAGAAGAACAGCAAATACATAGAGAAGGGCTTAAAGGCGGACAAGGACAGGTAATCGAAGCCGAAACTTTCAGGGATTCCGTTGGAACGATGGAGCAAACCGGAAAAAGAAAATGGGTGTTCCCACGGAAACCCAGCGGCAAGTACACCAATTACCGAACGCTCGTCGCCATCGTCTTGCTTGCTGTTTTCTTTATTTTACCTTTTGTAAAGATCAACGGAAACCCGTTTCTGATGATCAACATTCTCGACCGGCAATTCTATATTCTCGGTCAACCATTTTATCCGCAGGATTTCTTTATTCTTGCTTTGGGTGCGATTACTTCCATCGTTTTCATCATTCTCTTTACTGTAGTTTTCGGGCGTATTTTCTGTGGATGGATTTGTCCGCAAACCATCTTCCTAGAAATGATTTTCCGTAAAATCGAATATGCGATCGAAGGCGACCGTAACAAACAGATGAAACTCGACCGACAGGAATGGAACGCCGAAAAAATCTGGAAACGCTCACTGAAATGGGGAATCTATATTATCATTTCCCTTATCATTACCCACTGGATGTTCATGTACATCGTCGGTTATCAGGAGGTTTTCAAAATTATGAAGGAAGGTCCGTTTGTAAACTTTACCAATTTCCTCGTAATGATCCTTTTCACCGCAGCATTCTACTTTACATTTGCGTGGTTCAGAGAGCAGGTTTGTACACTCGTTTGTCCATACGGTAGATTACAGGGAGTACTAATCGACAAGCAGACCATCAATGTTTACTACGATTTTAAAAGAGGTGAAAACCGTGCAAAATGGAGAAAGGGTGAAGACCGAAAAGCTGCCGGAAAAGGCGACTGTATCGACTGTAACCAATGTGTCGTAGTTTGTCCGACAGGAATCGACATCAGAGACGGACAACAGCTGGAATGCGTGAACTGTACCGCATGTATCGACGCGTGCGACGAGGTGATGGTGAAAGTTGGTTTGCCAAAGGGTTTGATCCGATACGCAACAGAGGACGAGATCGAAAAAGAAGTTCCTTTTAAGTTCACTTCTAGAATGAAGGCGTACACCGGAGTGCTTCTGCTTTTGGTTGGTTTCCTTGGATTCCTCCTGAGCAACCGTGGTTCGATGGAAGCAAAATTCATTAAACCTGCAGGTTCCACTTTCTTTGTCAGAGACGGAAAAATCATCAACAACTACAATTATACTTTCCTCAACAAATCTAACAAGGATCATATAGTGACCATAAAGATCATCGAGCCGCAACACGGAACGATTACGATGGGTGAAGACGAAAAAATCCTGATGAAAAAAGACCAGATGATCAAAGGAAATGTAAACATCAGCTTCCCTGAAAAAGAAATCAAACTCTCAAAACAAAACATAAAGATCGGCGTTTATGATCAAGACGGCAAACTGCTTGATTCATTTGACACCTATTTTGAAGGACCGTTTAAAATTCAATTCTAA
- a CDS encoding FixH family protein — MLKKFNWGHGVILALGSFIAFIMFMVLVFPNGQQNSELVSQSYYEDELQYQQVIDAKNNAEKLTEKPSYQQSTEGIKITFPATETVDNKAVHFELFRTDDANLDVKKELTLDNQNAILIPSKVLVKGSYTLKVKWQKDKKHYQVDYDVLWK, encoded by the coding sequence ATGCTGAAGAAGTTTAACTGGGGACACGGAGTTATTTTAGCGCTCGGATCGTTTATCGCGTTCATCATGTTTATGGTTTTGGTTTTTCCGAACGGGCAGCAGAATTCCGAGCTCGTTTCCCAAAGTTATTATGAAGACGAACTGCAATACCAGCAAGTGATCGATGCCAAAAACAACGCTGAGAAATTAACCGAAAAACCCAGCTATCAGCAAAGTACAGAAGGTATCAAAATTACCTTTCCCGCCACGGAAACTGTAGATAACAAAGCGGTACATTTTGAACTTTTCAGGACAGACGACGCCAACCTCGATGTGAAAAAAGAATTGACGCTGGATAACCAGAACGCGATTCTAATTCCCTCAAAAGTTTTGGTTAAAGGTTCCTACACGCTCAAAGTAAAATGGCAAAAAGATAAAAAACATTACCAAGTCGATTACGACGTTTTATGGAAATAG
- a CDS encoding class I SAM-dependent methyltransferase — protein sequence MRIFTREDFYDIYVKFYQRGLPFLLSKFTTDSFKRTQSAFNESKIDNANYWIVPDLRKRWNLMITGNEEMLYEDYFTSKYFNKTDQLKVLALGSGVCSHEIRLAQLMPNWEIHCFDFSDELLKVAKQISDKENLTNIFYHAENILKYDFKKEEYDVVFFHASLHHFDHIEQFMDDVVVKSLKPGGYLVINEYVGKNRLQYSDLQISYINKAIKSIPKKYRQVFKTNIYKNSYQGSGLARMIIADPSECADSESILPAIHKRFKIIEEKPFGNNIMQSALKDIAHHFVEMDVEKDTVLREVFRLEDELLQKHPTDFLFGIYRLN from the coding sequence ATGCGAATTTTTACGAGAGAAGATTTTTACGATATTTATGTGAAGTTTTACCAGAGAGGTTTGCCTTTTCTGTTGTCAAAATTTACTACTGATTCCTTTAAGCGAACGCAGTCTGCATTTAATGAAAGCAAAATCGATAATGCCAATTACTGGATTGTTCCTGATCTTAGGAAAAGGTGGAACCTGATGATTACAGGAAACGAGGAGATGCTTTACGAAGATTATTTTACCTCGAAATATTTCAACAAAACCGATCAACTAAAAGTTCTCGCTTTAGGTTCCGGAGTTTGCAGCCACGAGATTCGGCTTGCTCAGTTGATGCCAAACTGGGAAATCCACTGTTTTGACTTTTCCGACGAACTTTTGAAGGTGGCAAAACAGATTTCCGACAAAGAAAATCTTACCAATATCTTCTATCATGCGGAAAATATTTTGAAGTACGATTTCAAGAAAGAGGAATATGATGTCGTTTTTTTCCATGCTTCACTTCATCACTTTGACCATATCGAGCAGTTTATGGATGATGTGGTGGTAAAGAGCTTAAAACCTGGTGGTTATCTGGTAATCAATGAATATGTTGGAAAAAATCGTTTGCAGTATTCCGATCTGCAGATTTCTTACATTAATAAAGCGATAAAGTCGATTCCTAAAAAATACCGTCAGGTTTTTAAAACCAATATCTACAAAAATAGTTATCAGGGTTCCGGTTTGGCGAGGATGATCATTGCAGATCCATCTGAATGTGCGGATTCCGAAAGCATTTTGCCCGCAATCCATAAACGTTTTAAGATTATTGAAGAGAAGCCATTTGGAAACAATATCATGCAGAGTGCACTGAAAGATATCGCACATCATTTTGTTGAAATGGATGTTGAAAAGGACACTGTTCTAAGAGAAGTTTTCCGGCTTGAAGACGAATTACTTCAAAAGCATCCTACTGATTTTCTTTTTGGAATTTATCGTTTGAATTAG